In the Desulfitobacterium hafniense DCB-2 genome, AAAGCAGCCTGGGGAATAACCTGGATGTGGCCGGAAGGGCAAATCGGACCCTTTCCGGTACATGATGAGGAGCACAAGGTTTTAAAAGATATCACGGAGTGGAGAAAGTACGTCCAAGCGCCCGTGATCCCCACCGATGATGAAACCTGGGCCCCGGCTATCGCCCATGCCCAGGCTGTCGACCGCAATGAGGAATTTGTGACGATGATGGCTGCGCCGGGAGTGTTTGAAATGACTCATCACCTGATGAGTATGGAAGACGCATTAATGGCCTTATATGAAGAACCGGAAGCCATGCATGAACTGATCGACTACCTTACCGAATTCGAATTAGCATATGCCAAAACCGTCATCGAAAAAATCCATCCGGATGCTCTTTTTCATCATGACGATTGGGGCAGCCAGATCAATTCTTTCCTTTCTCCGGAAATGTTCAAAAAGTTTTTCCTCCCCGCCTATAAAAAAATCTATGGCTTCTATAAAGCCAATGGTGTGGAATTGATCGTCCACCACAGCGATTCCTATGCCGCTAACCTGGTTCCCTTTATGATTGAAATGGGAGTCGATATCTGGCAAGGGGTCATGACCACCAACAACACCCCTGAACTGATCGAGAAATATGGGGAGAAGATTACCTTCATGGGAGATATCGACAGCGGGTACCTTGATCTTCCTGACTGGCAGCCTGAACGGTGTGCGGAGGCAGTGGAGAGAGCTTGCCGGAGATGCGGCAAGCACTACTTTATTCCCTGTCTGACCATGGGGGGGCCGGATAGTATTTATCCCGGCGTCTATGCCCAGGTCAATCAGGAAATTGACAGAATGAGCCGGGAGATGTTCTGATCCCGCTGAATAGAAATACCATAAAAAATCGCCTTCTGCCGAGCATGAGGCGATTTTTTATGGTGCGCTCGGCATGGGTGGCAACAACAAGCCGAAATCTTAAAGCTGCACGGACGCGCTGAAGTAAAAGCCCTGTTACAACGCCGGGAAATGATGGCTCTGTTTACGCCATTCGGCAGGAGATACACCAGTGGATTTCGCAAAGGCCTGGCTGAAGCCGCGCATACTTTTATAGCCTATTTGCGCTGCGATTTGCTCAAGAGGCAAATCTTCTTTCATAAGTTCGATAGCCCTCTCGGTTCTTATCTGACGTAAATACTCATAAACCGTCGTCTTAAACACCTTCTTAAAGCCGGCCTTCAGCTTGAACTCGTTGAGGGCGACCATGCGTGAAAGTTCGGCAATGGAGGGCGGATTGTTGAGCTGTTTTCTCAAGATAGCAGGAACGCTGCGTATCTGCTGCATATCGAACTTGTTCAGCTTAACATGGGGCTGAGCGGATTCCGAATCACAAAGGGCGATCAGATGGGCGGCAATAGCATAAACCCTGCTTTTCGTAAACAGCCTTTTGGCGGTTTCTTTATAAGAGCAATGCAGAATTTCCGCAAGAATGGGGTAAAGGTCGTGCATGAAGGTTTGTTCGTCAAAGCTCTGAATTGTGTTCAGAACATCGAAATAATGATTGGCGCCGGTAGTGTCGGAACAAGTCTGAAAGAACTCTGGAAATAAAAAGATATTAACCGCGTGCAATGCCTTATCGGCTCTGCATACGCCATGGGTAATGCCGTCCGAAGGGAGGGAGCGGGTGGTCCGCCATGACTGAATGGCGGAGGCCTGCCCGTTGCTCATAGTGTCCCGGAAACTGTCGGTTTCAATATAGGCCATGCCGATATAGGCGTTTTCGTCCTGCACATAGGACATATCAATATCTTGCTTAGTTTGGGCATTGGTAATCCAGACTTGGAATCCCTCCTGCCCCTGGTACAATTCAAAGCTGCCTTCGCCAATCTCCGGCGGCAGTGTGTAGCAGATATAGCCGGCTCCCGCCGTTTTTTTCAAGCCGAAGGTTTGCTCTATATGGTCCATATAGTGATTGATGCCCCGAATCTCCACGGCAATTTGCCTCCCTTCTATAATAAAGTGAAACGAAAAGGAGCTTTTTCCGAACATACGGGAGTCATTGCCCCCATTTCATTGAAAACCATGGCCTGCTCCTCTATACTCGAATTGAGTTAGATGAAGCTAACTATAGTTTATACGAATCTGCTTAGAAATTCAATGAATAGAGGAGTGATGTATAATGTCTGATTCAACAAACAAAAAAACCGGCGATATCCGCTGGTTATTGCAGCTGGCTGAAACAAAGAAAGCCAACTTGCTCCTGGCCTGTTTGCTTTCCGTCTTCAGTGCGGCGCTGTCCTTTGCACCGTATGTTTGCGTGTATTTTATTCTTAGAGTCATCCTGGAAAACAGCGGAAACCTTGCAGGAATATCCTTCAGCTCCGTGGGCATTTACGCCTGGGTGGCACTGGGAACAGTCATCCTGGGACTTTTGTTTTCTTTCCTTTCGTCGGTTCTTTCCCATGGAGCCGCCTATAAAATCCTGTTTGAGCTGCGTATGAAATTTGCAGGGCACATTTCCCAGCTGCCCATGGGCTTTCATACCAGCAATTCGACGGGAAAGCTGCGTAAGCTGATGGATGAAAATGTGGAGAAGCTCGAACTCTTTATCGCCCACCAGCTCCCGGATGCAGTGGGTTCCTTAGCTTCTCCGGTCGTAATGCTGGTCGTATTATTCCTGTTCGACTGGAGAATGGGGCTGGCCTGCCTTGTACCCATCGTGCTGAGCTTTATGGCCCAGGCCGGCAGCTTAGCCAACCCCGAATCAAAAGAATTTATGGAGAGCTTCCAGGATTTGCAGGATAAAATGAACAGCTCGGCTGTGGAATATGTGCGGGGAATTTATGTGGTCAAGGCCTTCAATCAAACGGTGTTTTCTTTCCGCAAATTCCACGATACCATCCTGGCCTATAAGGACAGCGCCATCCGCTATACCCACTCGGTAAAAAACTCCTATTGCGCTTTCCTCGTCCTGCTCAATTCGGTGTTTCTGTTTCTGCTGCCGGTAGGAATCCTGATTGGCAGCCGCGCCGCCGATTACCAGGCCTTTGCCATAGCTTTCCTGTTCTACCTGATTTTCAGCATGGGCATTGCCGGGCCGGTGTCAAAGCTGATGTATGTGTTCGTGCAGGGTTTTATGGTATCGTCGAGCATCAAGCGGGTGCGGGGCGTATTTGATACGCCGGTACTCAGCGTTGGGGTGAATCGGGAAAAACCCCGGGGGAACGGCATTTCCTTTGAGCATGTTTTCTTCTCCTATAACAAAGACGATGCAAAGGGGACCCTCCATGATATCAGCTTCACGGCGGAGCCGGGGCAGGTGACGGCGCTGGTGGGGCCTTCGGGCAGCGGAAAAAGCACCATTGCTCAGCTTATCCCCCGGTTTTGGGATATTGACAGCGGCCAAATCGCTATAGGCGGCGTCAATATCACCGATATAGCCCTTGACGACCTGATGCAATCGGTCAGCTTTGTTTTTCAGGACGTCTTCCTTTTCCAGAAAAGTATTCTGGAAAACATTAAGATCGGCAATGAAACCGCCAGCGATGAGGATGCTGTGTGGGCGGCAAAGGCCGCCATGTGCCACGAATTTATCGAGCGCCTGCCGGATGGATACCATTCCGTATTGGGCAGCAAAGGCACTTACCTTTCGGGCGGGGAGCGCCAGCGCGTCGTCATCGCGCGGGCTATTTTGAAGAATGCTCCCATTGTCATACTGGATGAAGCCACCGCCTTTGCTGACCCGGAAAATGAACAGAAAATCCAGCTGGCTCTGGAAAAGCTGATGAAGCATAAAACCGTCATTGTCATCGCTCACCGCCTGTCCACCATCAAAAACGCCGATAAGATCATCGTCGTGGACGAGGGGCGGATCGCCGAACAAGGCACCCATGAGGAACTGATCCGATATGGCGCCAAGTACGGGCACATGTGGGACGTTTACAGCAAAGCCCTTAACTGGAAGCTGGCCTAAGGAGGGAATCACATGCTAAAAAAATTGCTTGCGCTGACGGATAAATCCCATAAAGAACTGAAAAAATCCATCCTGGCCTCGTTTCTCGCCCAGCTCAGCCTGTCATTGCCGGTCATGATCCTGATGATGACCTTTATCGAGATTCTGCAGCCCTTCTGGGGAGGGGAAGTGGAGTGGCCCAAGCTTTGGATTCTCGCCGCTGCTTCGGTGGTGGTTGTGGTGCTGGCTTTCATAGCCCATCGCTATGAATATGGGAAAACCTATGTGACCGCCTATGAAGCCGCCGAAGAAAAGCGCACCGGCCTTGCCGAGCATTTGCGGAAACTGCCCCTTTCCTATTTTGGCAAAAAAGATCTGACCGAAATCACCGTCAATATGATGAGCGACTGCGGCACCATCGAACAGAGCTTTTCCTCCATCATCCCCGCCTTTGGCGGAACCCTGATCAACTTGCTGTTCACCTGTGTGCTGCTGGCCGTTTTCGATTGGCGCATGGCCCTGGCTATTTTTATCAGCGTTCCCGTATCCTTCGGCTTTTTATTGCTTTGCCGGACCATGCATGACCGCATCGGGCGGGCTCATCTGCAGAGCAAGCTGGACGCCTCCGAACAGATGCAGGAATATCTGGAGGGTATTAAGGTCATTAAAGCCTTTGGTTTGGGTGGCGACAAATTTAAAAGCCTGGAAGAAGCTTACCGCCAACTGATGAAGATCAGCACAAAGACGGAAACGGTCAACGGCGCCCTAACCACCATCTCCATGATGATGCTGCGCTTTAGTATCCCGCTCACCATCTTCGTAGGGCTGAGCCTGGTCACGGCGGGGAGCTTGGATCTCCTTTACTTCCTCCTGTTCCTTATTTTCTCCAGCCGCATCTACACCAGCCTTTCCACCCCCTTGGCTTTATGGGGGGACTTGCTCTACTCCTTGCTTGCTATCAAACGGCTGCATGAGGTCTACGAAGAAACACCCATGGGGGGAAGTGATGGGGTGGTCTTGCAGCATTATACCATTGAGTTTGATCATGTCAGCTTCGGCTATCAGGAAGAAGCGGTGATCAAAGACATTAGCTTCTCCATTCCCCAGGGCAAGGTCACGGCGCTGGTGGGCCCTTCCGGCAGCGGGA is a window encoding:
- a CDS encoding helix-turn-helix domain-containing protein, whose amino-acid sequence is MEIRGINHYMDHIEQTFGLKKTAGAGYICYTLPPEIGEGSFELYQGQEGFQVWITNAQTKQDIDMSYVQDENAYIGMAYIETDSFRDTMSNGQASAIQSWRTTRSLPSDGITHGVCRADKALHAVNIFLFPEFFQTCSDTTGANHYFDVLNTIQSFDEQTFMHDLYPILAEILHCSYKETAKRLFTKSRVYAIAAHLIALCDSESAQPHVKLNKFDMQQIRSVPAILRKQLNNPPSIAELSRMVALNEFKLKAGFKKVFKTTVYEYLRQIRTERAIELMKEDLPLEQIAAQIGYKSMRGFSQAFAKSTGVSPAEWRKQSHHFPAL
- a CDS encoding ABC transporter ATP-binding protein translates to MLKKLLALTDKSHKELKKSILASFLAQLSLSLPVMILMMTFIEILQPFWGGEVEWPKLWILAAASVVVVVLAFIAHRYEYGKTYVTAYEAAEEKRTGLAEHLRKLPLSYFGKKDLTEITVNMMSDCGTIEQSFSSIIPAFGGTLINLLFTCVLLAVFDWRMALAIFISVPVSFGFLLLCRTMHDRIGRAHLQSKLDASEQMQEYLEGIKVIKAFGLGGDKFKSLEEAYRQLMKISTKTETVNGALTTISMMMLRFSIPLTIFVGLSLVTAGSLDLLYFLLFLIFSSRIYTSLSTPLALWGDLLYSLLAIKRLHEVYEETPMGGSDGVVLQHYTIEFDHVSFGYQEEAVIKDISFSIPQGKVTALVGPSGSGKSTLSKLIARFWNVDAGSIRIDGTDIRKIDPERLLTWISFVFQDVVLFNDTIYNNIAIGKSGATREEVEEAARRANCHDFVSRLPEGYDTLVGENGSTLSGGERQRISIARALLKDAPIILLDEATASLDPENELEIQEALSQLIKDKTVVVIAHRLRTIAGADNIVVLENGRIAEQGSGPELLRAGGLYAKLFGIQQETAGWAVEA
- a CDS encoding ABC transporter ATP-binding protein; this encodes MSDSTNKKTGDIRWLLQLAETKKANLLLACLLSVFSAALSFAPYVCVYFILRVILENSGNLAGISFSSVGIYAWVALGTVILGLLFSFLSSVLSHGAAYKILFELRMKFAGHISQLPMGFHTSNSTGKLRKLMDENVEKLELFIAHQLPDAVGSLASPVVMLVVLFLFDWRMGLACLVPIVLSFMAQAGSLANPESKEFMESFQDLQDKMNSSAVEYVRGIYVVKAFNQTVFSFRKFHDTILAYKDSAIRYTHSVKNSYCAFLVLLNSVFLFLLPVGILIGSRAADYQAFAIAFLFYLIFSMGIAGPVSKLMYVFVQGFMVSSSIKRVRGVFDTPVLSVGVNREKPRGNGISFEHVFFSYNKDDAKGTLHDISFTAEPGQVTALVGPSGSGKSTIAQLIPRFWDIDSGQIAIGGVNITDIALDDLMQSVSFVFQDVFLFQKSILENIKIGNETASDEDAVWAAKAAMCHEFIERLPDGYHSVLGSKGTYLSGGERQRVVIARAILKNAPIVILDEATAFADPENEQKIQLALEKLMKHKTVIVIAHRLSTIKNADKIIVVDEGRIAEQGTHEELIRYGAKYGHMWDVYSKALNWKLA
- a CDS encoding uroporphyrinogen decarboxylase family protein; its protein translation is MLTKRQNLWETLKGGNPDRFVKQYEFMNLIMEASVTMAGFPAPGQTSKAAWGITWMWPEGQIGPFPVHDEEHKVLKDITEWRKYVQAPVIPTDDETWAPAIAHAQAVDRNEEFVTMMAAPGVFEMTHHLMSMEDALMALYEEPEAMHELIDYLTEFELAYAKTVIEKIHPDALFHHDDWGSQINSFLSPEMFKKFFLPAYKKIYGFYKANGVELIVHHSDSYAANLVPFMIEMGVDIWQGVMTTNNTPELIEKYGEKITFMGDIDSGYLDLPDWQPERCAEAVERACRRCGKHYFIPCLTMGGPDSIYPGVYAQVNQEIDRMSREMF